Sequence from the Halobaculum rubrum genome:
CCGGCGCGGACGGTTCCTCCGCCGGTACGACTACGACGACGATACTGTCATCGCGGCGGACCTGAACGCCGCCGACGAGGACGTGACGGTCGATACGGTCGACGGGACCGCGATCGTCGTGATCGCCCACGAGGACGATCGCGAGGACGAGGAGTTCGAGTTCGAGCTCCCGGGCCCGGCCGCAAGTGTTGACATCGAGAACGGCGTACTCACCATCGAGGTCCACGCA
This genomic interval carries:
- a CDS encoding DUF7127 family protein, with translation MNQRNTVDRRGRFLRRYDYDDDTVIAADLNAADEDVTVDTVDGTAIVVIAHEDDREDEEFEFELPGPAASVDIENGVLTIEVHA